GCCGTGCGCGCGCTCGAGGCGGCGGGCGTGAAGCCGAGCGAGATCGAACTCATCGTGCTCGGCACCACCACGCCGGACATCATCTTTCCCTCCACCGCCTGCCTGGTGCAGGACCGGCTGGGCGCCAACGGCTGCGCCGCGTTCGATGTCAATGCGGCTTGCTCGGGCTTCGTCTATGCCTTAGGTATCGCCGACAAGTTCATCCGCAGCGGACAGACACGCAAGGCACTGGTGATCGGCGCCGAGACCCTGACCCGCATGGTGGACTGGAGCGAGCGCGAAACCTGTGTGCTGTTCGGCGACGGCGCCGGCGCGGTGGTGCTCGAGGCCGCCAGCGAACCCGGCATCTATGCCACCTGCCTGCATGCCGACGGCGGCTACAAGGACCTGCTCTACAACCCGGTCGGCGTCTCGGTCGGTTTCAAGGATGAGCCCAATCACGGCGTGCGCATCCGCATGTCCGGCCGCGAGGTCTTCAAGGTGGCGGTGAAGACCCTGGATTCGCTGGTCGGCGAGACCCTCGCGGCCGCGAACATGCGCGAGAGCGACATCGACTGGCTGATCCCGCATCAGGCCAACCTGCGCATCATCGAGGCCACCGCCAAGCGCCTCAACATGTCGATGGAGCGGGTGGTGGTGACCGTCGATCAGCATGCCAATACGTCCTCAGGTTCGGTGCCGCTGGCGCTGGACTATGCGGTGCGCTCGGGCCGCATCCAGCGCGGCCAGAACCTCCTGCTAGAAGCCTTCGGCGGCGGCTTCACCTGGGCATCGGCGCTGCTGCGCTATTGAAACAGCGCCGGCGATCCGGCGCGTTCCCCAGGACCTTTGAGCGACATCCCGCGCGCCGGCCGGCGCCGCGTCGCTTTCGCGCGTGTTTTTCTCGCCGCTCGCCCTTCTCGTCCGGAAAAATTTGGTTCTTCTCCCAACTGAGTGGAGAGAGGCGCACGGCCGACGGGTCAGACTTGCTGTTCTTGAGGCAACAAACTGGGGCCGGCCGTGGCCGAGCAGGATTGTATGTCCCGTCTGGGCGGCTGGACGGGATACCGAGTTGGCAAGTGGCGTTATGAGCTGCGCAGGCAGCAGCGCTGGCTGGTGATCGAGTTGGAGCCGACGCCGGGGGCGCAGCGGCAATGCACGGGCTGTGGGCAGGCGGTCGTGGCCATCCATGACTGGACGATGCGGCGCATTCGCGAGTTGCCCGTGTTCGGTGCGCCGGTGGAGCTGCACGTGCCGCGTCTTCGGCTGGCTTGCCAGGGCTGCGGGCCGCGGCTGGAACAGTTGGACTGGCTGGATCCGCATGCGCGGGTAACGCGGCGTCTGGCCGACAGCGTGGCCCGGCTGTGTGCAGTGACGTCGGTGCTGCACGCGGCGCGTTGGCATGGCATCGACTGGAAGACGGCCAAGGCCATCGACTGGCGGGCACTGGAGCGCGATCTGGGGCCGGTGGATCTGGAGGGCGTGCGCCGGATCGCCATGGACGAGTTCGCGATCCAGAAGGGCCATCGCTACGCCACTGTGGTGGTCGATGTGGAGCGCAAGCGGGTGCTGTGGGTGGGGCGCGGCCGTTCGCGAGTCGAGATCAGGCCGTTCTTCGAACAGCTCGGGCCGGCGCGTTGCGCCCTTATCGAGGCCGTGGCCATGGACATGAACACGGCCTACGACCTGGAAGTGCGCCAGCACTGCCCGAATGCCCGCGTGGTGTACGACCTGTTCCACGTGGTCGCCAAGTACGGACGCGAGGTGATTGGCCGGGTGCGGGTGGACGCGGCCAATCAGCTGCGTCACGACAAGCCGGCGCGCCGAGTGGTCAAGCGCGCCCACTGGCTGCTGCTGCGCAATCCTCGGCGCCTGAAGGAAGCCGAACACATCCGGCTGGACGAGGTACTGGCGGCCAACCGGCCGCTGATGACGGCCTACGTGATGAAAGAACAGCTCAAGGCGCTGTGGAACGCACCGACAGCCTGGGCGTGGCGGGCAGCCTGGAAACAATGGCTACGCCATGCCCAGGAAAGCGGCATCCCCGCCCTGACCCACTTCGCTCAATGCCTCAAACCTTACTGGCGCGGCATCCTCAGCCGGGTGCGCTGGCCCCTGCATACCGGGCTGCTCGAAGGCATCAACAACAAGATCAAGGTCATCAAGCGCATCGCCTACGGCTACCGCGATGACGCCTACTTCTTCCTCAAGATCCGGGCGGCCTTCCCCGGAGTTGGGTGAAGAACCAAAAATTTCCCGTGGATTCCCGCGCATTCGCCGCGCCGCTTGGGCTAGATTTGGCAGGCCGCGAAGCGGCGCGCCGTGCCAGTGGACGGCGTCATCCTTTTAGCGAAACACGGGAAGATTCCATGGCCAAGCAAGCCGTCAAGAAGAAGAGTGCCGTCGCCAAGCCTGCCGGAACGAAAACGGCGGCCGCGTCCATCAAGCCGATCAAGGAAGCCTTCGGCAAGGCCGGGCTGGTCAAGCACCTGGCCGAACAGGCCCAGGTCGAGGCCAGGCAGGTCAAGGCCGTGCTCGCCGCGCTCGAGGAGACCGTGCTCGGCGCGGTGCATCGCCGCGGCGCCGGTCTTTTCACCCTGCCGGGGCTGTTCAAGATCACCGCGGTCAAGGTGCCTGCCCGGCCGGCGCGCAAGGGCAAGAATCCATTCACCGGGGAAGAGCAGGTCTTTGCGGCCAAGCCCGCCTCGATCAAGGTGAAGGTGCGCCCGCTCAAGAAGCTGAAGGACGCTGCGCAGTAGCTTTTGAGCCCAAGCTTTGAGCCCAGGGGAGGGAGAGGGATGATCAAAGTCGTTCTGGTGGACGATCACGAGCTGGTGCGCACCGGCTTTCGCATGATCCTGCAGCGCCAGGCGGACATGGAGGTGGTCGGCGAGGCGGGGTCGGCCGAGGAAGGCCTGCGGCTGATCCGCCAGAAGCAGCCGGATGTCGCCCTGGTCGACGTGCACATGCCGGGCATGAGCGGCATCGAGCTGACCGAGCGGGCCCAGCGCGCCAAGGCGTCGACCCGGATCGTGATCGTGACGGTGGTGGACGACGCCCGCTTTCCCAAGCGCCTGCTGGATGCCGGCGCCCTGGGGTATCTCACCAAGGGGTGTTCGGCGGACGAGCTGCTGTCGGCGGTGCGGCAGGTGGCCAGCGGCAGGCGCTACCTCGCGCCTTCCGTCGCCCAGCAGCTGGCGCTGGCGACGCTGGACGGCGAGGGGTCACCCTTCGACGCGCTGTCGAGCCGCGAGCTGGAAGTGGCGATGATGCTGGTACGCGGCAAGCCGCTCACCCTCATCGGCGAACAGCTCAACCTGAGCCCGAAGACGGTGTCGACCTACAAGCAGCGGCTGATGGAGAAGCTGCACGTGGACCACGTCATCGGGCTGGCGCATCTGATGACGGTGCATGGCCTGATCGACCAGCACGGTCTCGGCGAGCATTGAGCGCCGCCCTGCAGGCCTTGCCGGTCTGCAGGGCGGCGGGTCGTCAACTGCGTCCTGTGTCGCCGGCTTCGTCGCCGCGCCGGCGCTCGTCCTTGTCATCGGCCTGGGCCAAGGCGTCCGAAGGCCGAGCGGCAGCGGGCTCCGCGGCCGCCTGCGGCACGTGGGCGGCGGATGGCGGCCTTGCGGCCGTGCCGGGTTCTTCGGCCTGGGCATCGGCAGCCGGTGCCGGTCGCTTCGCCTCTTCCGCGGCGGCAGAGGCGCTACCGGCGGCATCGCCCGCGGCCGCGGAGGCTTCCTGTTCGCGCGCCGGCAATGGCGGCAGGGCGGGCAGCTGAAATGCCGCCGGCTGTGCTGCCGGTGCGGTGATCGGCGGCGCGTCGGGCGCTCCGGTCGTCCGCGTCACGGGTTCGGTCCGCGGCGATGAGAGCTCGGCGGCGACGTCGGCGACGACACTGCCGGCTTGTCTCGGCTCGGCCGCGGCGTCGGCCGCTTCGGCGACGGCGCCTTCATCCTGCCGCCGGCGACGACGGCCGCCGCGTCGCCCGCGCCGGCGACGGGCCGGATTGGCGTCGGCACTCGCGGCTTCTGCGCCGAGCTCATCCTGGGCGGTCAGATCATCGTGCTCTTCCGCGGCATCATCGGGCGGCGAAGACGGTTCGATGTCGGCTGGTGCGGAAGCTTCCACCGGGGCGGCCTGCACCGGTGGTGCTGCCGCCGGCCGGGGCGCCGCTGCCGGCGCGGTTTCCGTGGCCGGTGTCCGCTCGCGCTCGGCCGCGGGCATGTCCGCGTGACGTTCCGCTTGCCGGGCTGCCTTGACGGCCTCGACCGGTGCGCGTTCGGTTTTTTGCTCCGGCTTGCCTTGCTCGACAGCGCGCTCGCGCGCCAGCCGCGGCGCCGGGCGGCCGCTTTCGGCGGGTGCCGGTTCGGCTGCACGCTGACCGCGATGGCTGCCGCGCTGGGGCGCGCCGCCGGATGGCGTGACCTGCGTCCTGTTCGGCGTCGCGGCCTGGCGTTCGCGCCGCGCCTGCGGGGCGCCGCTGGCTGGGGATGCCTGGGGCCGTGCGCGCGTATCGCGGCGCTCGCGTCTGGCCGGGCCCGCGGCAGGCGACGGTGTCGCGGCGACGGGCGTGGGTGCCGGCGCCGGCGCCGAGGCGCCGCGGAACCAGCCGAACAGGCGGGCGATGATGCCGCCCTGCGGTGCCGGTGCGGGCATCGCGGTCGCTGCCGGTTTGCCGCGTTCGGCCACCACCGGCGTGACCGCAGGGGCCTGTTCCTCGCGCAGCGGTGCCGGCGTGGCCGGCAGGATGCCGCTGACGGCGGGTTGCTCGCCCGCGCCCAGCAGCTGCCCCATCTTCGGGATCGGCGCGGCCTCGATCGCGGTCAGCCGCTCGTAGCTGGGCTTGCTGTGCTCGCCCATGTCCGCCTCGCGGATGCGCTGGATCTGGATGTGCGGGGTTTCGAGCTTGGTATCGGCGACGATCACCACGTGCACTTTGTGGCGCAGCTCGATCTCGACCACGCTCGCGCGCTTTTCGTTGAGCAGGAAGTTGGCCACGTCCGGCGGCGCCTGCACCAGCACCTGGCCGGTGTTGTCCTTCATCGCGTGTTCTTCGATGAGCCGCAGGGTGGACAGCGACAGCGATTCGACGCTGCGGATGTAGCCGTGGCCTTCGCAGCGCGGGCAGACGATCTGGGTGGCCTCGCCCAGACTGGGGCGCAGGCGCTGGCGCGACAGTTCCAGCAGGCCGAAGCGCGAGATACGGCCGACCTGCACGCGGGCGCGGTCGGGTTTCAAGGCTTCCTTGAGCTTCTCCTCCACCTCGCGCTGGTGCTTGGGGCTGTCCATGTCGATGAAGTCGATCACGATCAGACCGCCGGCATCGCGGATGCGCAGCTGCCGGGCGATCTCCGCCGCGGCCTCGAGGTTGGTGTGGAAGGCGGTTTCCTCGATGTCGCCGCCCTTGGTCGAACGCGCCGAGTTGATGTCGATCGCGGTGAGCGCCTCGGTCTGGTCGATCACGATCGAGCCGCCGGAGGGCAGCCGCACCTGGCGGTCGAACGCGCTCTCGATCTGGGTCTCGATCTGGTAGCGCGAGAACAGCGGGGTGTCGTCCTTGTAGAGCTTGAGCTTGCGCAGGTTGTTCGGCATCACCTGCTGCATGAATTCGCGCGCTTCGTTGTAGAGCGATTCCTCGTCGATCAGGATTTCGCCGATGTCGTTGCGCAGGTAGTCGCGCAGGGCGCGGATGAACAGCTTGGATTCCTGGTAGATCAGGAACGGCGCCTTCTGCTTGCCGGCCGCTTCGGTGATCGCCTTCCACAGCTGCAGCAGGTAGTCCAGATCCCACTGCAGTTCCTCGGCGTCGCGGCCCATGCCGGCGGTGCGCACGATGAGGCCCATGTCCTCGGGAACCTTGAGATGTTCCAGCGCCTCTTTCAGCGCCTGGCGGTCCTCGCCCTCGATCCGTCGCGAGACGCCGCCGGCCTTCGGGTTGTTGGGCATCAGCACCATGTAGCGGCCGGCCAGGCTGATGTAGGTGGTCAGCGCCGCGCCCTTGTTGCCGCGCTCCTCCTTTTCCACCTGCACGACCACTTCCTGGCCTTCCTTGATCAGGTCGCGGATGTTGGCCTTGTTGGGGTCGAGGCCCGGCGTGAAGTATTCGCGGGCGATTTCCTTGAGCGGCAGGAAGCCGTGGCGGTCGGCGCCGTAGTCGACGAAGCAGGCCTCCAGCGAGGGTTCGACGCGGGTGATGCGGCCCTTGTAGATGTTGGACTTTTTCTGTTCGCGGGAGGGGATTTCGATGTCGAGGTCGTAAAGGGTCTGGCCATCGACGATGGCCACACGCAACTCTTCACGCTGAGTTGCGTTGATCAACATGCGTTTCATTGTGTATTCCTTGAGGAAAAGGCCCCGCCACGCGTCGCGGGCCGCGGTGGCGCCGAAAGGGCTGCCTGCCGGGGATCGCGCCGCGCCGAACGGTGCGGCAAATGACGGTATCGCTCCCGATACCTGGGGATTCGTTGGCTTCGCGCCCGCTCTTCCGGCGCACTGGCACCGGGCAAACGATGTCCCGAACCGTTAGGATGCTCGAAGGAGTCTGCGTCCGGCCAAGGCCGGCGCCGTGCTCGCCGGCCTCGCGGACGGGGCCCGGTCCCGTGGCATGCGGAGCCGGGCATCAGCGCCGGGCCAGTATCCCTTCTCGATGAGTTTTTTTCAATGCAGACGGCAACTTCCCCAGCGGCACCTCAAGGGGTGCGCGAGCTGCAGATCGGTCCCGAGCGCGAAGGCCAGCGCATCGACAACGCCCTGGCGACCCTGCTCAAGGGCGTGCCGAAAAGCCTGGTCTACCGGTTGCTGCGTACGGGTCAGGTACGGGTGAACGGTCGCCGCGCCAAGCCCGATACCCGCCTTGCCGCCGGCGACCGACTGCGTATTCCGCCGGTGCGCGTCGCCGAGCGTTCGCCGCTGCAGGCGCCACCCGCCGCCCGACTCGAGGAGGTGGCCGCAGCGGTGATCTTCGAGGATCGGCATTTCCTGGTGCTGGACAAACCGGCCGGGCTCGCCAGCCATGGCGGCAGCGGCGTGAGCCACGGGGCGATCGAGCTGCTGCGGGCGGCAAGGCCGGGCCAGGCGCTGGAACTGGTGCATCGGCTGGACCGTGACACCAGCGGCGTCCTGGTGCTGGCCAAGAGCCGTGCCGGGCTGACCGGGCTGCAGGCGGCGATCCGGGCCGGCGAGGTCACCAAGCAGTACCTGTGTCTGATGGTGGGTCATCCGGCCAAGGCGCGCTTCAGCGTGAACGTGCCGCTGCGCAAATCGGTATTGCAGGGCGGCGAGCGGATGGTCGCGGCCGCCGCGGACGGCAAGCCGGCGCTGACCTTCTTCCAGGAAGTCGAGCGCTACGCCGAGGGGCGGCTGATGCAGGCCACCCTGGGCACCGGCCGCACCCACCAGATCCGCGTGCATGCCGCCCACGTCGGTCACCCGCTGGCGGGAGACGCCAAATACGGCGACAAGGAAGCCAACCGGCATTTCCGTGCCCGGGGGCTGCGGCGGCTGTTCCTGCATGCCAGTCACCTGGGCTTCGAATGGGAAGGGCGCAGCTATGCATTCTCGACCCCCTTGCCGGACGACCTGCGCGGCGTGCTCGACGCGCTCGCGCGCTGAGCGGGCCGAGGCGTCGCCAAGCGGCTTCGAAGGATGGTGAAATGAACGCGATCGACTGGTCGGATTTCGAGAAGGTGCTGATCGTCGCCGGCACGGTGACCCGGGTGGAGCCGTTCCCGGAGGCGCGCAAGCCGGCGTGGAAGGTGTGGGCCGATTTCGGTCCCTACGGCGAGCGCAAGACCAGCGCGCAGATCACGGCGCTGTATCGGCCCGAGGATCTGCTGGGCCGGCAGATCATCGGCGTCATCAATTTCCCGGAGAAGCAGATCGGGCCGTTCCGCTCGCAGTTTCTGCTCACCGGGTTCCACACGCCGGCGGGCGTGGTCATCAGCGTGCCGGAGCGCCCGGTACCCAACGGCAGTCGGCTGGCCTGAAGATCCCCTACGCCGCCGGAACGCGGCTCACGGATCCGGCATGAGCGGCGCGGGGGCGGCACCGGGGCTCTCCCCGATGGCGGCATCCTGCACGCGCAAGGCGAGCTCGCCATCGGCCAGCCGGCCGCGCAGCGGCTGGCCAGCGTGCGCCGCGTGCACCGAGCGCAGCACGCGGCCTTCGGCGTCGAGCAGGATGGCGTAGCCGCGCTCCAGCGTGGCGAGCGGGCTCACCGCATGCAGTGCACGCGCGCTCTGGCCAAGCAGCAGGCGCGAGCGCTCCAGCGCGGCCGCCATGGCCTGCCGCAGCGCATGACGGTCGGCCGTCAGCCGCCGGCGCTGCTGGGCGATGAGCTGACGCGGGTGTCGGGCGAAGAGCTGCGCTTCCAGCCGTGCGACCAGGTCGCGCCGGCGCCGCAAATCGCCGTCCAGGGCGCCATGCAGGCGATGATGCAGCTGCTGCAGACGCAGGCGGTCGCGCGCGAGCCGCGCTTGCGGGCGTTGCGCCTGCAGCCGTGCGTGCAGCAGGTCGAGATGCTGCGACTGCGCCTGCAGCCGGCCGACGCCGAACACCTGCAGGCGTTGCGCGAGCTGCTGCAGATGCCGGCGCACGGCCTGCGCGTCGGGCACCAGCAGTTCGGCGGCGGCCGAGGGCGTGGGCGCGCGCAGGTCGGCGGCGAACTCGGCGATGGCGAAGTCGACTTCGTGGCCGACCGCGCATACCACCGGCACCGCGCTGGCGGCGACCGCGCGGGCGACCGCCTCGTCGTTGAAGGCCATCAGGTCTTCCAGCGAACCGCCGCCACGGGTCAGCAGCAGGGCGTCGTAGCGGCCGCAGGCCGATGCCTTGCCCAGCATGGCGACGATCGCGGGTGGCGCCTCGCGGCCCTGCACCGGCACCGGCAGCACCTCCACTTCCAGCAACGGCCAGCGCCGCGCGAGCACGCTGAGCACGTCGCGGATCGCCGCGCCGGTGGCCGAGGTGATCACGCCCAGGCGGCGCACGTGGCGCGGCAACGGGCGCTTGCGCGTGGCATCGAACAGGCCTTCGGCGGCGAGCCTGGCCTTGAGTTCCTCGAACAGCCGGCGCAGCGCGCCCTCGCCGGCCGGCTCCATCTGTTCGACGACGAGCTGGAACTCGCCACGCGGCTCGTACAGGCCTACCCGCGCACGCAGCAGCACCTGCATGCCATCGCCCGGCTTGAAGCGCAGCCAGCTGCTTTTCGGCTTGAACATCGCGCAGCGCACCTGCGCGGCGTTGTCCTTGAGGGTGAAATACAGATGCCCGGAAGCCGGACGCGAGACGTTGGAGAGTTCGCCCTCCACCCACACCAGCGGCAGTGCGTCCTCCAGCAGGTCGCGTACCAGCCGGTTGAGTGCGCTCGGGGTGAGGATGGGACGCGCAGCCGCGCGATCGTCGGGAGGAGGCATGGGACCGCCGAGCCTAGCCGCGCGCCGGACGGCGGGCAAGCCGGCCACGGAAGCGGCGCTTTTTCAGTCCGTCGCCTCGGCCTCGTCGAGCGTTTTCAGCATCCGGAAGAGTTCACGGGCGGCGCGCGGCGGCTTGCCTTCGGCCTGTTCCTGCCGCGCCTGGCGGATCAGCGTGCGCATCTGCTGGCGGTCGATGGCGGGATGGCGCGCGATGAGTTCGCCGAAGGCCTCGTCATCGGCCAGCAGGCGCGTGCGCCAGGCCTCCAGCCGGTGCAGCGCGGCCGTTTCCTTGAGCTTGCGCTCGCGGTCCTCGCCGAGCGCGGCGCGGGCATGGGCGAAGGCGGACGCTTCGTGGCGGCGCATCCGTTTGGCGAGAAAGCCGAGCTGCCGCTTGCGGGCGATGTGCGAGGTGATGCGTCGGGCCTGGGCGATCTCCGCCACCACGTCTTCGGGCAGATCGAGCTTCGAAAGCTGCTGCGGCGTGAGCGCCACCAGCCGCTCGGCCAGTTCCAGCACCGCCAGCGCCTCGCGGCGCTGCTGGCTGCGCGAGGGTTTGTCGTCGGGTGCGGGCGGATCGTCGCGGTTGTCCATGGATACTCTCGTCAAGATCAAGGCCATGCCTGGCCGGCCGCGGCGACGGCGCCTTTGCAAAGGCCGGAAGCGGCCCCATCTGCGGCATGATGCGCGCGCATCTTAAGTTGAACCTTCCCTCACTTTAAGGACTTTTGCCCACGTGTACGCCATGGCCGAAACCGCCCCCGATGCCAGTCTTGCCGATCTGGACCGTCTCGCCGAACTGGCCGAGGACGTAATCCGACGCGCCCGCGCCGCCGGCGCCAGCCAGGCCGAAGTGGCCGCCAGCATCGACACCGGGCTCAGCGTGAACGTGCGCCTGGGCGAGGTGGAGACGGTCGAGCACACCCGCGACCGCGGCTTCGGGCTCACCGTGTATTTCGGTCGGCGCAAGGGCTCGGCGAGCACGGCCGATCTCGATCCGCGTTCGATCGATGCCACGCTCGCCCAGGCCTGCGCGATCGCCCGCTATACCGAGGAGGACCCGGCCGCCGGCTTGGCCGACCCGGAACGCATGGCGCGCCATTTCCCCGACCTCGACCTGTGGCACCCATGGGCGCTGGACACCGCGCAGGCGATCGCGCTCGGCCAGCGCATCGAGGCCGCCGGCCGCGCACATGCGGGCATCACCCAGTCCGACGGGGCCAGCGTGCAGAGTCAGGCCAGCCTGTCCGTCTATGCCAACTCGCACGGCTTCGTCGGCCGCGAGCGCGGCACCTCCCATTCGCTGGCGCTGACCCTGATCGCCGGCGAGGGCGAGCAGATGCAGCGCGATTATTGGTACGACCACCGTCGCGCGGCGGCGGACCTGATGGACCCGGTCGCGCTCGGCGACCGGGCGGCCGAGCGTACCTTGGCGCGGCTGGGCGCGCGATCGCTGTCCACCCGCAGCTGCCCGGTATTGTTCGCGCCGGAAGTGGCGCGCGGACTGATCGGGCATCTGGTCGGCGCGGTCAGCGGCGGCGCGCTGTATCGCCGTGCGAGCTTTCTGCTCGGCGCGGCCGGGCAATCAATCATGCCGGGCTGGCTCAACCTGTACGAGCGGCCTTTCCTGCGGCGCGGCCACGGCTCGGCCGCTTTCGATGCCGAGGGCGTCGCCACCAGCGACAGCGCGCTGGTGGAAGCGGGCGTCTTGGTGCGTTACGTGCTCGGCAGCTATGCCGCGCGCAAGCTCGGTCTGGTCACCACCGGCAATGCCGGCGGCATCCACAACCTGGTCGTGGCGCCGGGTGCCGCCGACGGCGAGGCGAGCGATTTTTCCGCCATGCTGCAGCGGCTGGGCAGCGGGCTGCTGGTCACCGAGGTGATGGGGCAGGGCGTCAATCTGGTCACCGGCGACTATTCGCGCGGTGCGGCCGGTTTCTGGGTCGAGGCGGGCCGTATCGTCGCGCCGGTGGCCGAAGTCACCATCGCCGGCAACCTGCGCGAGATGTTGGCCGGCATCCAGGCGGTGGGCACGGATGTCGACCCGCGCTCGTCCATCCTCACCGGCTCGATCCTGCTCGAGCGGATGACCGTGGCCGGGGCCTGACGCCTCGAAACGGCTTCTCCGGGGAGTGCCACCCGAGGGACGCGCCGACTTGCTAGCATCGGGGGTCGGCGCCCGTTTCGTGGCCGATCCCGTGTCGCTTTCGCTTTGTACCCTCGAGGAGTCGTCATGAGCGTTCCACCCGAATCCGCCGGTCCGCCCCCGCCGCCCACCGACGACCTGCCG
The DNA window shown above is from Aerosticca soli and carries:
- a CDS encoding beta-ketoacyl-ACP synthase III, which translates into the protein MTAIYSRILGTGSALPERVLTNADLETFVDTSDEWIRARTGIRERHVAAPGETTGDLAHAAAVRALEAAGVKPSEIELIVLGTTTPDIIFPSTACLVQDRLGANGCAAFDVNAACSGFVYALGIADKFIRSGQTRKALVIGAETLTRMVDWSERETCVLFGDGAGAVVLEAASEPGIYATCLHADGGYKDLLYNPVGVSVGFKDEPNHGVRIRMSGREVFKVAVKTLDSLVGETLAAANMRESDIDWLIPHQANLRIIEATAKRLNMSMERVVVTVDQHANTSSGSVPLALDYAVRSGRIQRGQNLLLEAFGGGFTWASALLRY
- a CDS encoding ISL3 family transposase, encoding MAEQDCMSRLGGWTGYRVGKWRYELRRQQRWLVIELEPTPGAQRQCTGCGQAVVAIHDWTMRRIRELPVFGAPVELHVPRLRLACQGCGPRLEQLDWLDPHARVTRRLADSVARLCAVTSVLHAARWHGIDWKTAKAIDWRALERDLGPVDLEGVRRIAMDEFAIQKGHRYATVVVDVERKRVLWVGRGRSRVEIRPFFEQLGPARCALIEAVAMDMNTAYDLEVRQHCPNARVVYDLFHVVAKYGREVIGRVRVDAANQLRHDKPARRVVKRAHWLLLRNPRRLKEAEHIRLDEVLAANRPLMTAYVMKEQLKALWNAPTAWAWRAAWKQWLRHAQESGIPALTHFAQCLKPYWRGILSRVRWPLHTGLLEGINNKIKVIKRIAYGYRDDAYFFLKIRAAFPGVG
- a CDS encoding HU family DNA-binding protein, coding for MAKQAVKKKSAVAKPAGTKTAAASIKPIKEAFGKAGLVKHLAEQAQVEARQVKAVLAALEETVLGAVHRRGAGLFTLPGLFKITAVKVPARPARKGKNPFTGEEQVFAAKPASIKVKVRPLKKLKDAAQ
- a CDS encoding response regulator — translated: MIKVVLVDDHELVRTGFRMILQRQADMEVVGEAGSAEEGLRLIRQKQPDVALVDVHMPGMSGIELTERAQRAKASTRIVIVTVVDDARFPKRLLDAGALGYLTKGCSADELLSAVRQVASGRRYLAPSVAQQLALATLDGEGSPFDALSSRELEVAMMLVRGKPLTLIGEQLNLSPKTVSTYKQRLMEKLHVDHVIGLAHLMTVHGLIDQHGLGEH
- a CDS encoding ribonuclease E/G, which codes for MKRMLINATQREELRVAIVDGQTLYDLDIEIPSREQKKSNIYKGRITRVEPSLEACFVDYGADRHGFLPLKEIAREYFTPGLDPNKANIRDLIKEGQEVVVQVEKEERGNKGAALTTYISLAGRYMVLMPNNPKAGGVSRRIEGEDRQALKEALEHLKVPEDMGLIVRTAGMGRDAEELQWDLDYLLQLWKAITEAAGKQKAPFLIYQESKLFIRALRDYLRNDIGEILIDEESLYNEAREFMQQVMPNNLRKLKLYKDDTPLFSRYQIETQIESAFDRQVRLPSGGSIVIDQTEALTAIDINSARSTKGGDIEETAFHTNLEAAAEIARQLRIRDAGGLIVIDFIDMDSPKHQREVEEKLKEALKPDRARVQVGRISRFGLLELSRQRLRPSLGEATQIVCPRCEGHGYIRSVESLSLSTLRLIEEHAMKDNTGQVLVQAPPDVANFLLNEKRASVVEIELRHKVHVVIVADTKLETPHIQIQRIREADMGEHSKPSYERLTAIEAAPIPKMGQLLGAGEQPAVSGILPATPAPLREEQAPAVTPVVAERGKPAATAMPAPAPQGGIIARLFGWFRGASAPAPAPTPVAATPSPAAGPARRERRDTRARPQASPASGAPQARRERQAATPNRTQVTPSGGAPQRGSHRGQRAAEPAPAESGRPAPRLARERAVEQGKPEQKTERAPVEAVKAARQAERHADMPAAERERTPATETAPAAAPRPAAAPPVQAAPVEASAPADIEPSSPPDDAAEEHDDLTAQDELGAEAASADANPARRRRGRRGGRRRRRQDEGAVAEAADAAAEPRQAGSVVADVAAELSSPRTEPVTRTTGAPDAPPITAPAAQPAAFQLPALPPLPAREQEASAAAGDAAGSASAAAEEAKRPAPAADAQAEEPGTAARPPSAAHVPQAAAEPAAARPSDALAQADDKDERRRGDEAGDTGRS
- a CDS encoding RluA family pseudouridine synthase, translating into MQTATSPAAPQGVRELQIGPEREGQRIDNALATLLKGVPKSLVYRLLRTGQVRVNGRRAKPDTRLAAGDRLRIPPVRVAERSPLQAPPAARLEEVAAAVIFEDRHFLVLDKPAGLASHGGSGVSHGAIELLRAARPGQALELVHRLDRDTSGVLVLAKSRAGLTGLQAAIRAGEVTKQYLCLMVGHPAKARFSVNVPLRKSVLQGGERMVAAAADGKPALTFFQEVERYAEGRLMQATLGTGRTHQIRVHAAHVGHPLAGDAKYGDKEANRHFRARGLRRLFLHASHLGFEWEGRSYAFSTPLPDDLRGVLDALAR
- a CDS encoding tRNA-binding protein, with product MNAIDWSDFEKVLIVAGTVTRVEPFPEARKPAWKVWADFGPYGERKTSAQITALYRPEDLLGRQIIGVINFPEKQIGPFRSQFLLTGFHTPAGVVISVPERPVPNGSRLA
- the xseA gene encoding exodeoxyribonuclease VII large subunit — its product is MPPPDDRAAARPILTPSALNRLVRDLLEDALPLVWVEGELSNVSRPASGHLYFTLKDNAAQVRCAMFKPKSSWLRFKPGDGMQVLLRARVGLYEPRGEFQLVVEQMEPAGEGALRRLFEELKARLAAEGLFDATRKRPLPRHVRRLGVITSATGAAIRDVLSVLARRWPLLEVEVLPVPVQGREAPPAIVAMLGKASACGRYDALLLTRGGGSLEDLMAFNDEAVARAVAASAVPVVCAVGHEVDFAIAEFAADLRAPTPSAAAELLVPDAQAVRRHLQQLAQRLQVFGVGRLQAQSQHLDLLHARLQAQRPQARLARDRLRLQQLHHRLHGALDGDLRRRRDLVARLEAQLFARHPRQLIAQQRRRLTADRHALRQAMAAALERSRLLLGQSARALHAVSPLATLERGYAILLDAEGRVLRSVHAAHAGQPLRGRLADGELALRVQDAAIGESPGAAPAPLMPDP
- the yjgA gene encoding ribosome biogenesis factor YjgA, with protein sequence MDNRDDPPAPDDKPSRSQQRREALAVLELAERLVALTPQQLSKLDLPEDVVAEIAQARRITSHIARKRQLGFLAKRMRRHEASAFAHARAALGEDRERKLKETAALHRLEAWRTRLLADDEAFGELIARHPAIDRQQMRTLIRQARQEQAEGKPPRAARELFRMLKTLDEAEATD
- the pmbA gene encoding metalloprotease PmbA codes for the protein MAETAPDASLADLDRLAELAEDVIRRARAAGASQAEVAASIDTGLSVNVRLGEVETVEHTRDRGFGLTVYFGRRKGSASTADLDPRSIDATLAQACAIARYTEEDPAAGLADPERMARHFPDLDLWHPWALDTAQAIALGQRIEAAGRAHAGITQSDGASVQSQASLSVYANSHGFVGRERGTSHSLALTLIAGEGEQMQRDYWYDHRRAAADLMDPVALGDRAAERTLARLGARSLSTRSCPVLFAPEVARGLIGHLVGAVSGGALYRRASFLLGAAGQSIMPGWLNLYERPFLRRGHGSAAFDAEGVATSDSALVEAGVLVRYVLGSYAARKLGLVTTGNAGGIHNLVVAPGAADGEASDFSAMLQRLGSGLLVTEVMGQGVNLVTGDYSRGAAGFWVEAGRIVAPVAEVTIAGNLREMLAGIQAVGTDVDPRSSILTGSILLERMTVAGA